The Cohnella abietis genome has a segment encoding these proteins:
- a CDS encoding response regulator transcription factor, producing MKSSEAAILVVDDEKDITDLITLFLEREGFAVHTSDNGRDALRIAEAIIPDLIVLDVSLGRMDGIEVCRALRLGVCADVPILFLSCKSEDKDIIRGLSEGGDDYITKPFSPSQLVARIQAHIRRRRTRERTAEEQVFTLSFPGLDIDFRSLEVRMDGELIALSAKEFELLTVLAKEPNKVFPLEELYRRVWQSDSMGDTRTLMVHISNLRKKVEMDPSRPRWVQTVRGFGYRFSSTNNCDEQSPFLFDDKRTN from the coding sequence ATGAAGAGCTCGGAAGCTGCTATCCTTGTCGTAGACGATGAAAAGGATATTACCGATTTAATTACCCTGTTTCTTGAAAGAGAAGGGTTTGCAGTTCATACTTCTGATAATGGACGAGATGCTTTGAGGATTGCAGAAGCCATTATCCCAGATTTAATCGTGCTGGACGTGTCGCTTGGTCGTATGGACGGTATTGAAGTATGTCGTGCGCTGCGTCTAGGAGTATGCGCAGATGTGCCTATTCTGTTCTTGAGCTGTAAGTCGGAGGATAAAGATATTATCCGTGGGTTATCTGAAGGTGGAGATGATTATATTACGAAGCCGTTCAGCCCCAGCCAGCTTGTTGCTAGAATCCAAGCCCACATTCGTAGGCGCAGGACGCGGGAAAGAACTGCTGAGGAACAGGTGTTTACATTAAGCTTCCCAGGGCTAGATATCGATTTTCGTAGCTTAGAGGTCCGTATGGATGGCGAGCTTATCGCACTTTCGGCCAAAGAATTTGAGCTGCTTACCGTCCTAGCAAAGGAGCCTAATAAGGTTTTTCCGTTAGAAGAGCTGTATCGTCGGGTTTGGCAATCCGATAGTATGGGAGATACCCGTACGCTTATGGTACATATCAGCAATTTAAGAAAGAAAGTGGAGATGGATCCTTCTCGCCCGCGCTGGGTACAAACCGTCCGTGGCTTTGGCTACCGGTTTTCCTCAACCAATAACTGCGATGAACAATCCCCCTTCCTATTTGACGACAAAAGGACGAATTAA
- a CDS encoding class I SAM-dependent methyltransferase: MQTAHDWQDYELLDTGNGEKLERWGDIILRRPDPQIIWPLKSENSEWKQADGHYHRSGSGGGQWTYKRTLPDRWNISYGPLKFHIKPTSFKHTGLFPEQAVNWSWMMDKIRDAGRPIRVLNLFAYTGGATVAAASAGADVCHVDAAKGMVQWAKENAELSGLSSAPIRYITDDVFKFVQREERRGRKYEAIIMDPPSYGRGPNGEMWKLEENLFPFLESCMAILSDKPLFVLVNSYTTGLSPTVLNNLLNLSIRRKFGGKLDCGEIGLPISRSGMTLPCGIYGRWESEA; encoded by the coding sequence ATGCAAACTGCACACGATTGGCAAGATTACGAACTACTAGATACGGGTAATGGTGAGAAGCTTGAACGTTGGGGGGACATTATCCTTAGACGTCCTGATCCGCAAATTATTTGGCCGCTTAAGTCAGAAAATAGCGAGTGGAAGCAAGCAGATGGTCATTATCATCGCAGCGGCAGTGGTGGCGGTCAATGGACTTATAAGCGCACTCTACCGGATAGATGGAATATTTCCTATGGCCCATTGAAATTTCACATCAAGCCTACTAGCTTCAAGCACACGGGTTTGTTTCCTGAGCAAGCAGTTAACTGGAGCTGGATGATGGACAAGATACGCGATGCAGGGCGTCCTATACGCGTGCTAAACCTGTTCGCATACACTGGGGGGGCAACTGTTGCTGCAGCTTCTGCTGGAGCCGACGTATGCCATGTAGACGCTGCTAAAGGCATGGTCCAGTGGGCTAAGGAAAACGCCGAATTATCTGGGCTTAGCTCAGCGCCTATTCGTTACATTACGGATGACGTCTTTAAGTTCGTGCAACGCGAGGAACGTCGTGGACGGAAATATGAGGCTATCATTATGGATCCCCCTTCTTACGGGCGTGGACCGAATGGTGAAATGTGGAAGCTTGAGGAAAACTTATTCCCGTTCCTTGAGTCATGTATGGCTATTTTATCAGACAAGCCTTTATTCGTCCTAGTTAACTCGTACACAACAGGACTGTCACCAACCGTACTAAACAACCTGCTGAATCTATCCATACGCCGTAAATTCGGCGGCAAGCTAGATTGCGGTGAAATAGGACTGCCTATCTCTCGTAGCGGAATGACACTGCCATGTGGTATTTACGGACGATGGGAGAGCGAAGCTTGA